The genome window GCGTGGTCAAGATCGTGCCCCAGGGGCGGGAACTGACCGTCGAGCGGTTCGGCAAATACACCAAGACCCTGAAGCCCGGCATCAGCATCCTGACCCCGTTCGTCGAGCGGATCGGTCGGCGCATGAACATGATGGAGCAGGTCCTGGACGTGCCCCAGCAGGAGGTCATCACCAAGGACAACGCCATGGTGAAGGTCGATGCCATCGTTTTCATCCAGGTGATGGAGGCTTCGGCCGCGGCCTATCGCGTCGAGAACCTGCCCTATGCGATCACCCAGCTGTGCTCGACCAATCTGCGGACCGTCGTCGGATCGATGGATCTGGACGAGGTCCTGTTCCAGCGCGACAACATCAACTCGCGCCTGCTGACCGTCATCGATGCGGCGACCGAGCCGTGGGGCGTCAAGGTCAACCGGATCGAGATCAAGGACCTGACCCCGCCCGTCGACATCACCAATGCCATGGCGCGCCAGATGAAGGCCGAGCGTGAACGTCGCGCCGTCATCACTGAGGCCGAGGGCGAGAAACAGGCCGCCATCGCCCGCGCCGAGGGGGCCAAGCAGTCGGCCATCCTGCAGTCGGAGGGTCGCAAGGAAGCCGCCTTCCGCGACGCCGAGGCCCGCGAGCGCGCGGCCGAGGCCGAGGCCAAGGCGACGGCGATGGTCAGCCAGGCCATCGCGGCCGGCGACGTCAACGCCATCAACTATTTCGTGGCCCAGAAATATGTCGAGGCCTTCGCCGAGCTGGCGCGGAACCCCACCGCCAAGACGGTCATCGTGCCCGCCGAGATGGGCAGCCTGGTCGGCACCATCGCCGGGATCGGCGAGCTGGTCGGTCTGGCCCGCGATCAGCAGCAGGTGACCCGCGCCGCGCCCCCGCCTCCGCCTCCGTCACGCCCCCGTGGCGGGACCGTCCCGCCCACCGCCTGATCCGGAGCACGCTCATGACCGCGATCGCCGACATCTATGCCGCCCAGCCCTTCTGGATCTGGCTGGCGCTTGGCGTTCTGTTGCTGGCCGTCGAGGCCGCTTTCTCGACCGAGTGGCTGCTCTGGCCGGCGGTTTCAGCCGGGATCGTCGCGGTCCTGACCGCGCTGGGCCTGCGGCTGGGTCTGCCGGTCGAGATCGGTCTGTTCGCAGCCCTGACCCTGCTCTCGACCCTGCTGTCGCGCCGACTGATCCAGCGGGTGAACCCGTCGGACAGCCCCGACATCAACGATCGCGACGTCCGGCTGGTCGGCCAGCGGGCCAGGGTCGTATCGGCCTTCGTCGGTGGACGGGGGCGGGTGTTCGTGTCGGGTGCCGAGTGGCCGGCGGAGATCGAGGGTCCGGCGCCCGATGTGGGGGCGGACGTCGTCGTCGAATCGAGCCTGGGGTCGGGCCTGAAGGTTCGCGCCGCCAGAGCATGATCGTTTGAGGTGGACCCACGTAGTGGGTCCAACCGAAAGCGTGAATCATGCTCTTGCTCATATCTGGAGCCTGATTCACGGCATCGGCGGAATCGCGAAGCGATTCCACCTCAGCCGATCAGGCTCTAGGCTTTCGCCTTCGCCGCTCGCATCTCCTCGATGCCGCGGTTGGCCAGCTGGTCGGCCCGTTCGTTCAGGGCGTGACCGGCGTGGCCCTTGACCCAGTGCCACTTCACCTCGTGCCGGGTGCGGGCCACGTCGAGGCGTTTCCACAGGTCGTCGTTCTTCACCGGCTTTTTGTCCGCCGTCTTCCAGCCGCGCGCCTTCCAGCCGTGGATCCAGCCGGTGATGCCGTCCATCACATATTTGCTGTCGGTGTGCAGGTCGATGCGGCACGGGCGGGTCAGGGCCTCCAGCGCCATGATGGCGGCGGTCAGCTCCATGCGGTTGTTGGTGGTCAACGGCTCGCCGCCCGACAGTTCCTTGGTGCGCTCGCCAAACTGAATGATCGCGCCCCAGCCGCCGGGACCGGGGTTACCCTTGCAGGCACCGTCGGTATGGATGATCACGTGGGACACGGGCATTCTCGCTAAACGGGTGGACTAGTGCGCCGTTTTCCGCCACGCTGAGCGTTGGAGGCAGCCATGTTTCGATTTCGGATTGAAGAGATCGATGGTCAACCTATCATTCGTCTGACGCCACGAGATCTTGACGCTCTTGGCGGCGATGTTGGCGATGTCATCGTACTCGATAGGTCCGGCTGGCAAGTCCAACGCACAACAAACGAGATTGAGCACCAGATCGAAGCGGGCAAAGAGTTCATGGAGCTCCACAAAGGGGTCCTTTCCGCTCTCGCCAAAACCTAGGCCGGTTGGCTCTTCAATCAGGAGTCGACAGCGTTGGGAACTCTCAGCATTTGGTATTGGCTGATTGGGCTTGTGCTCTGGCCCTCGATGGCCGCCATAACGGTGGTGCCGGTTTGGCGGGTCCTTCACAGGCTCGGGATATCGCCTTGGCTAAGCTTGCTAAGCGTGGTTCCAGTTGTCGGCTTAGTCGGATTGTGGGTGCTGGCCTTTAGCGACTGGCCTCGGCGCGCCGAGGCAAACTAACGCAGCGAGTTTCGCAATCGCTTGGCGCACAGCCATCCGGTGGCCTATATGCAGCGTATGTTTGTTGCCGGTCGCTTTCGACCAACTCGAGGAGACTGATTATGGGTGCTTGGGGACCAACACACTGGATTTTCGTCGCGGTCGTTGTCCTCATTCTGTTTGGCGGCAAGGGCAAACTTTCGGGTTTGATGGGCGACGCCGCCAAAGGCATCAAAGCTTTCCGAGACGGCATGAGAGAAGACGACAAGAAGGACGGTCCGCACGAGGGTGTCAGCAGCCTGCCGCGCACCGACGCGGAAAAGGAAGAGCTGAAGCGCTAGTCGCGGGCGGGAAGAGAGCCTGACGGATGGGCGGCCTCGGCCCCGGGATCGGGGGCCTCGAATACGTTGTGATCGGCATCGTCGCCCTCGTGGTCGTGGGACCCGAGCGGCTGCCTGGCATGCTGCGCGCGCTGGGCAAGATGGTCGCCAAGGCGCGGGGCATGGCCAATGAGTTCCGCGCCAGCTTCGAGGACATGGCCCGCCAGTCCGAACTGGATGAGCTGAGGAAAGAGGTCGAGGCCCTGCGCACCAGCCAGATGGTGCCCCTGGGGGCCGCCGCCGACGCGGCGTTCAAGGACATCAAGGCCGAGCTGGAACGCCCCGCTCACGTCGATAGCCCGCCACCGGCTGTGATTCTGGACCAGCCGGAGTTCCCCGACGCCGTGACGATGCCAGCGCCGGAGACCGTCGCGCCCGGGGCCAGGGCTTCCCGCAAGCCCCGCGCCGCTTCTGCCAAGGCGATCTCGACGGACACGACCGCGAAGGCTCCGCCCAAGCCCCGGGCCAAGGCGGCGGCCAAGGTCGCTGAGGCTCCGAAGCCCGTCCCGACCGCCAGACTCCGCGCGGCGCGTAAACCCGGGGCCGGGGCGTGACCAACCGCGACGAAGACGAGATCGAGGCGTCGCGTGCGCCCCTGATGGATCACCTGATCGAGCTGCGCGGGCGGCTGGTCTGGTGCGTGGTGGCCTTCATCCTGGCCTTCATCCTGTGCTTCTTCTTCGCGGCCCAGCTGCAGGTCGAGCTGATCAAGCCGTTCCAGGCCGCCGCCGCCGTCCACGCTGCCGCCGTCGCCAAGGGCCAGCACGCCAATCCGCTGGACCTGCTGGCCATTACGGCGGGACTGAAGCCGTTTCCGCCGGGCGGGCTGGCGGCCGTGCAGCTGATCGCGACCGCGCCGTTGGAGCAGCTGTTCACCAAGATGAAGATCGCCGGGTTCGGGGCCATCGTCCTGGCCTTCCCGATCATCGCCTATCAGCTGTATGCCTTCGTCGCGCCGGGCCTTTACCGCAACGAGAAGGGGGCCTTCCTGCCGTTCCTGATCGCCACGCCGGTCATGTTCTGCCTCGGCGGGGCGCTGGTCTATTTCGTCATGCTGCCCTTCGTGATGCTGTTTTCCCTGAGCCAGCAGATCTCCAGCGAGGGCATCACCGTGATGCTGACGACCAAGATCTCGGACTATCTGAACCTGGTGACGTCGTTGATCCTGGCGTTCGGCCTGTGCTTCCAGCTGCCGGTGGTGACGACGCTTCTGGGCATGGCCGGGCTGATTTCGTCGAAACTGATGAGCGAGGGCCGTCGCTATGCCATCGTCGCCGTGGTGGTGCTGGCTGCCATCGTCACGCCGCCCGACCCCATCAGCCAGCTGATGCTCGCCGTGCCCCTGGTGCTGCTTTATGAGGTCTCCATCTGGTGCGTCCGGCTGATCGAGTGGCGGCGCAAGACGGATGAGGACGTCGAGGGGCTGGCGGCCGTCTGACCGAGACCGGATGTCGCCGATCGGCCGGGTGACCGTCAGGGACGGGCGGCTTGACTTGCCTCGTCCCGGCCATCAGCCTTGCCGTATCGCCTGGCCTCGACGGCTCATCCGTCTGCGGCTCATCCGAAAAGGACCGATCCCATGGCCTCGCGTTTGCAGACATTCCCGGGGCTTGCCCTGAGCCTCAGCGTTACCGCCATCGCAATGGCCCTCGGCGGCCTGGCCCAGGCACAGGTCGTAAACCAGGCCGGGACCGGGAGGGTCATTGTCCGGTGCGAAGGTCCCACGGCGAACTGCCTGGACCCGGCGGGCGGTTCGCTGCGCAACGCGACGGAAGATGCGCCGGCCGACGAACCCGCGACAGGCGACACAGCGGTCGACCAGCCGACGCCTTCACCCCCCCATGCTTCAGCGGTGTCGGCCGACCCGGCAACGGCCGACGCTGAGCATCCCGCCGACGACTCGTCGGAAGACGGGCATGACGACAGCCCGGGCAGCGAATCCTGACCGCGACCTCCCAGGCGAACGCCACAGAAAAGCCCCGGATGGCGGACCATCCGGGGCTTTGCCTATCCGCCGATCGGGTCGATCAGCAGCTGTAGTACATGTCGAATTCGACCGGGTGGGGGTGCAGCGCCAGGCGCATGACCTCTTCCATCTTCAGCTCGATATAGCTGTCGATGAAGTCGTCATCCATGACGCCGCCCTTCTTGAGGAAGGCGCGGTCCTTGTCGAGGTTCTCGAGCGCTTCCTTCAGGCTGCCGCAGACCTCGGGGATGTTGCCGCGCTCTTCCGGCGGCAGGTCGTAGAGGTTCTTGTCGGCGGGGCCGCCCGGATCGATCTGGTTCTCGATGCCATCGAGGCCCGCCATCAGCAGGGCGACGAAGGTCAGATAGGGGTTGCCCATCGGATCGGGGAAGCGGGCCTCGATGCG of Brevundimonas subvibrioides contains these proteins:
- a CDS encoding NfeD family protein, whose translation is MTAIADIYAAQPFWIWLALGVLLLAVEAAFSTEWLLWPAVSAGIVAVLTALGLRLGLPVEIGLFAALTLLSTLLSRRLIQRVNPSDSPDINDRDVRLVGQRARVVSAFVGGRGRVFVSGAEWPAEIEGPAPDVGADVVVESSLGSGLKVRAARA
- the tatC gene encoding twin-arginine translocase subunit TatC; translation: MDHLIELRGRLVWCVVAFILAFILCFFFAAQLQVELIKPFQAAAAVHAAAVAKGQHANPLDLLAITAGLKPFPPGGLAAVQLIATAPLEQLFTKMKIAGFGAIVLAFPIIAYQLYAFVAPGLYRNEKGAFLPFLIATPVMFCLGGALVYFVMLPFVMLFSLSQQISSEGITVMLTTKISDYLNLVTSLILAFGLCFQLPVVTTLLGMAGLISSKLMSEGRRYAIVAVVVLAAIVTPPDPISQLMLAVPLVLLYEVSIWCVRLIEWRRKTDEDVEGLAAV
- a CDS encoding SPFH domain-containing protein gives rise to the protein MSYFALALVALAIVMLFSVVKIVPQGRELTVERFGKYTKTLKPGISILTPFVERIGRRMNMMEQVLDVPQQEVITKDNAMVKVDAIVFIQVMEASAAAYRVENLPYAITQLCSTNLRTVVGSMDLDEVLFQRDNINSRLLTVIDAATEPWGVKVNRIEIKDLTPPVDITNAMARQMKAERERRAVITEAEGEKQAAIARAEGAKQSAILQSEGRKEAAFRDAEARERAAEAEAKATAMVSQAIAAGDVNAINYFVAQKYVEAFAELARNPTAKTVIVPAEMGSLVGTIAGIGELVGLARDQQQVTRAAPPPPPPSRPRGGTVPPTA
- the tatA gene encoding twin-arginine translocase TatA/TatE family subunit is translated as MGAWGPTHWIFVAVVVLILFGGKGKLSGLMGDAAKGIKAFRDGMREDDKKDGPHEGVSSLPRTDAEKEELKR
- the tatB gene encoding Sec-independent protein translocase protein TatB, producing MGGLGPGIGGLEYVVIGIVALVVVGPERLPGMLRALGKMVAKARGMANEFRASFEDMARQSELDELRKEVEALRTSQMVPLGAAADAAFKDIKAELERPAHVDSPPPAVILDQPEFPDAVTMPAPETVAPGARASRKPRAASAKAISTDTTAKAPPKPRAKAAAKVAEAPKPVPTARLRAARKPGAGA
- the rnhA gene encoding ribonuclease HI produces the protein MPVSHVIIHTDGACKGNPGPGGWGAIIQFGERTKELSGGEPLTTNNRMELTAAIMALEALTRPCRIDLHTDSKYVMDGITGWIHGWKARGWKTADKKPVKNDDLWKRLDVARTRHEVKWHWVKGHAGHALNERADQLANRGIEEMRAAKAKA